One Deinococcus misasensis DSM 22328 genomic window carries:
- a CDS encoding S24 family peptidase encodes MHRFSRNALPQHSVQRKILVPLYAFARASEPLDDTPLEQIGTTGVLPDHYRPHYVYFTVQGNSMDNGTETGIQDGDTLVADTSDLNARAGHIYLWDIPSVGPCIKKLGWTAELGDCLISLNPEHRPFIPLEGARPIGRVVGKLLPSGTVVFLR; translated from the coding sequence ATGCACCGATTCTCAAGAAACGCCCTGCCCCAGCATTCTGTTCAGCGCAAAATCCTTGTGCCCCTGTACGCATTTGCACGGGCAAGTGAACCTCTGGACGACACCCCTCTGGAACAAATCGGCACCACCGGGGTTCTGCCCGACCATTACCGCCCCCATTACGTGTATTTCACCGTGCAGGGCAACAGCATGGACAACGGCACCGAAACCGGCATTCAGGATGGGGACACTCTGGTTGCAGACACCTCCGACCTGAACGCCCGAGCAGGCCACATCTACCTCTGGGACATTCCAAGCGTGGGACCTTGCATCAAGAAACTGGGCTGGACCGCAGAACTCGGAGACTGCCTGATCAGCCTGAATCCAGAGCACCGCCCCTTCATTCCTCTGGAGGGGGCCAGACCGATTGGCCGGGTGGTGGGCAAACTTTTGCCTTCAGGAACGGTGGTGTTTCTCCGGTAA